A DNA window from Fibrobacter sp. contains the following coding sequences:
- a CDS encoding glycogen debranching protein yields ADQFIISPVGRSPDIIRSRASGDELRSVIAGYHWFTDWGRDTMISLEGLTLVTGRFTEAGWILRTFARYIREGLIPNLFPEGEKEGRYNTADATLWFFHALNRYLQYTNDRFTLNSLLDKLKEIIDAHVKGTLFGIGADPADGLLSQGQLGLQLTWMDAKVEDLVVTPRNGKAVEINALWYNALKLLEKWLSEENEDSFAAELEKLSAKVYNSFNERFWNKECNYLYDVIDGDLGTDSSCRPNQILAISLDFPVLDKSKWKAVIKVVSEKLLTPFGLRTLSQEHPHFRPKYFGDLRARDAAYHQGTVWAWLIGPFIDAWLKLYPEQKKKAGEFLKSFDSHLSEACIGSVSEIFDAQDPFTPRGCIAQAWSVAELLRSLVKTQAAPLPH; encoded by the coding sequence GCGGATCAGTTTATAATTTCTCCGGTGGGACGTTCACCGGATATAATCAGGAGTCGTGCTTCAGGTGATGAGCTTCGTTCTGTTATCGCTGGTTATCATTGGTTTACCGATTGGGGACGTGACACTATGATAAGCCTGGAAGGGTTAACTCTGGTTACCGGCAGATTTACCGAGGCAGGATGGATTCTGCGTACATTTGCCCGCTATATCCGTGAAGGGCTTATTCCAAACCTGTTCCCGGAAGGAGAAAAGGAGGGTAGATATAACACAGCCGATGCCACTTTGTGGTTCTTTCATGCCCTGAATCGCTATTTACAATACACTAACGACCGGTTTACCCTCAATTCTCTTCTGGATAAACTGAAAGAGATCATAGATGCACATGTTAAAGGAACCCTTTTTGGTATCGGTGCAGATCCTGCCGATGGTTTGCTGAGTCAGGGGCAGTTGGGGTTGCAGTTAACCTGGATGGATGCAAAGGTAGAAGATTTGGTAGTTACGCCCCGGAATGGGAAGGCGGTGGAGATAAATGCTTTATGGTATAATGCCTTGAAATTATTGGAAAAATGGTTGAGTGAGGAGAATGAAGACTCTTTTGCAGCAGAGCTGGAAAAACTTTCCGCAAAAGTATATAACTCCTTTAATGAACGGTTCTGGAATAAGGAGTGTAATTATCTCTACGATGTTATCGATGGAGATCTGGGGACAGACAGTTCCTGCAGACCGAACCAGATTCTGGCCATCTCCCTGGATTTCCCTGTCCTGGACAAATCAAAATGGAAAGCGGTTATAAAAGTAGTATCCGAAAAGCTTCTGACCCCATTTGGATTGAGAACTCTTTCGCAGGAGCATCCGCATTTCAGACCAAAATACTTTGGAGATCTTCGAGCCAGAGATGCTGCTTATCATCAGGGGACAGTGTGGGCATGGCTGATTGGGCCTTTTATCGATGCCTGGCTTAAGCTTTACCCGGAACAGAAGAAAAAAGCAGGTGAGTTTCTTAAAAGTTTTGATTCTCATCTGTCGGAAGCCTGCATAGGTTCTGTAAGTGAAATTTTCGATGCACAGGATCCTTTTACTCCTCGTGGCTGTATCGCTCAGGCATGGAGTGTTGCAGAGTTGCTTCGATCTCTTGTTAAAACCCAGGCGGCCCCTCTTCCCCATTAA